In Candidatus Zixiibacteriota bacterium, a single genomic region encodes these proteins:
- the bshA gene encoding N-acetyl-alpha-D-glucosaminyl L-malate synthase BshA, which yields MNIGITCYPVAGGSGIVATELGQQLAMRGHQVHFISYALPFRLDKYQQNLFFHGVETTAYPLFKHPPYTLSLAAKMAEVVCQFNLEILHVHYAVPHATSAFLAKQLITCKIPKIITTLHGTDITLVGADPSYYDITRFSIKASDGITAVSSYLADETEQVFKIGKEIKVIHNFFDVGRFNPESQECKRRSFANEGEFVISHISNFRPVKRIIDVIDIFDKISRQLPAKLLLIGEGPDAILARRQVNKKNLNDKVVFLGNQDRVEAILPLSDLFLLPSEEESFGLAALEALACGVPVIGTSGTGLVEVVDEGVNGYLFPVGDTTAMANAAVELLSNGNMLTQFKLDARKLALERFSSDKIVPQYEAYYQQVLDG from the coding sequence ATGAATATCGGTATAACCTGTTATCCGGTGGCTGGCGGTTCCGGCATTGTGGCCACCGAGCTGGGGCAGCAGCTGGCCATGCGGGGACACCAGGTTCATTTTATCAGTTACGCTCTGCCGTTTCGTCTGGACAAGTACCAGCAGAATCTTTTTTTCCACGGCGTCGAGACGACCGCTTATCCGCTCTTTAAACATCCGCCGTACACCCTGTCGCTGGCAGCCAAAATGGCCGAGGTGGTCTGTCAGTTCAATCTGGAAATATTGCATGTGCACTACGCCGTTCCACATGCCACTTCCGCCTTTCTGGCCAAGCAACTCATCACCTGCAAAATTCCCAAAATCATAACCACTTTGCACGGCACCGATATAACTCTGGTGGGCGCCGATCCGTCCTACTACGATATCACCCGCTTCTCCATCAAGGCTTCCGATGGTATCACCGCCGTCTCCTCTTATCTGGCCGATGAGACCGAGCAGGTTTTCAAAATCGGGAAAGAGATAAAAGTCATCCATAATTTTTTCGATGTTGGCCGTTTCAACCCGGAGAGCCAGGAGTGCAAACGACGCTCTTTCGCCAACGAAGGGGAATTTGTTATCTCCCATATCTCCAATTTCCGCCCGGTCAAAAGGATTATTGATGTCATTGATATTTTTGATAAAATTTCCCGGCAGCTTCCGGCTAAATTGCTTCTTATCGGCGAGGGGCCCGATGCCATCCTGGCGCGAAGGCAGGTAAACAAGAAAAATCTCAATGACAAGGTGGTCTTTCTTGGCAATCAAGATAGAGTAGAGGCAATCCTGCCGCTGTCGGACCTGTTCCTTCTCCCTTCGGAAGAGGAATCTTTCGGTCTGGCCGCGCTCGAGGCGCTCGCCTGCGGCGTGCCGGTGATCGGCACTTCCGGGACAGGGCTGGTTGAGGTAGTCGATGAGGGTGTCAATGGCTACTTGTTCCCGGTCGGAGACACCACCGCCATGGCCAACGCCGCCGTAGAATTGCTCTCCAATGGAAATATGTTGACTCAATTCAAGCTCGATGCCCGCAAGCTGGCGCTCGAACGATTCAGTTCGGACAAAATTGTTCCACAGTACGAAGCTTATTACCAACAGGTGCTCGATGGCTGA
- the bshC gene encoding bacillithiol biosynthesis cysteine-adding enzyme BshC, giving the protein MKERSIRPVKEFRYTDLFIDFLDKKPAIKKYFFRDTANETAIRIDNPRVDRGLMCDILKRQNIAFKAKPETFCTIEKLRHEDALCIFAGQQAGLFGGPLLTLYKAIGIVNQAKLLEQELHRPVVPIFWIAADDHDFEEIDIVFYLDKQGELTKLNYGVAPETRIPSAEILLDNEEAYHALADSARAAYGSTGFSENLLGRLFDAYSLNSNMVEAFGKFLLDTLPDMGLIVFSPADKEVKTISKGFFKRLAEGFFNLKELLEETERNLAADGYHIQAEKRESAVHLFFHAPERIAIHFKDDSFVVGEKTLGISGLLDLIEKNPEKFSPDVLTRPLWQSYLFPVVAQAGGPSEIAYFAQIGKLFEPFNLVQPYYYFRPALTIVEKRHEDFLEKFDLKLVDLTGDVEELINRVTARSFPKEMEAQIASFRARFEDAYNELFSSVRQFDETLEPLGKQTYGKIDFAINAFEKKIYDHHKRKMESTRNQIYRLSTALFPNRNLQERSLNINYYISKYGFGIVDFIVGSIETGNDEHQMIYISEFEA; this is encoded by the coding sequence ATGAAGGAACGGTCGATCAGGCCGGTTAAAGAATTTCGTTATACCGATCTCTTTATCGATTTCCTCGATAAAAAGCCGGCCATAAAGAAATATTTCTTTCGGGATACCGCGAACGAGACGGCTATCCGGATCGATAATCCCCGCGTTGACCGCGGTCTCATGTGTGATATTCTCAAAAGACAGAATATTGCTTTCAAGGCCAAACCGGAAACTTTCTGCACCATCGAGAAACTTCGGCATGAAGATGCTCTCTGTATTTTCGCGGGCCAGCAGGCCGGCCTCTTCGGCGGGCCGCTCCTTACTCTCTATAAAGCGATCGGCATAGTAAATCAGGCGAAACTGCTCGAGCAGGAACTGCATCGACCGGTCGTCCCGATTTTCTGGATTGCCGCCGATGATCATGATTTTGAAGAAATCGACATTGTTTTCTATCTCGATAAACAGGGTGAACTGACTAAGCTCAATTATGGTGTCGCGCCGGAAACGCGTATCCCTTCAGCCGAAATTCTTCTGGACAACGAAGAAGCCTACCATGCGCTCGCTGACAGCGCCCGTGCCGCCTATGGCAGCACCGGGTTCAGCGAGAATCTGCTCGGCCGCCTCTTTGATGCTTATTCGCTCAATTCTAACATGGTCGAGGCGTTTGGCAAATTTCTGCTCGATACCCTTCCCGATATGGGACTAATTGTTTTTTCTCCCGCCGATAAAGAAGTAAAAACGATCTCCAAAGGATTTTTCAAGCGGCTGGCTGAGGGTTTCTTCAATCTGAAAGAGCTTCTTGAAGAGACCGAGCGAAATCTCGCGGCTGATGGATATCATATTCAGGCCGAGAAAAGAGAATCGGCCGTGCATCTCTTTTTTCACGCCCCGGAGCGAATCGCGATTCATTTTAAGGATGACAGCTTTGTGGTCGGCGAAAAAACTCTGGGCATCAGCGGATTGCTCGATTTGATTGAGAAGAATCCGGAAAAGTTCTCGCCCGATGTCCTCACCCGTCCGCTCTGGCAGTCTTATCTTTTCCCGGTGGTGGCGCAGGCCGGCGGGCCATCTGAAATCGCTTACTTTGCACAAATAGGAAAACTCTTCGAACCGTTCAATCTGGTGCAGCCATACTATTATTTTCGCCCCGCGCTGACTATCGTAGAAAAGCGGCACGAGGATTTTCTTGAGAAATTCGACCTGAAGCTTGTTGACCTCACCGGCGACGTGGAGGAATTAATCAACCGCGTGACCGCACGTTCATTCCCGAAAGAGATGGAGGCGCAAATCGCCTCTTTTCGGGCGCGGTTCGAGGATGCCTATAATGAATTATTCAGCTCGGTGCGGCAATTTGATGAAACGCTGGAACCGCTGGGGAAACAGACCTACGGCAAGATCGATTTCGCGATTAATGCCTTTGAGAAAAAAATATATGACCATCACAAAAGGAAGATGGAATCGACCCGAAACCAGATTTATAGACTGTCAACCGCACTCTTCCCAAATCGAAATCTCCAGGAGCGCTCCTTGAATATAAATTATTATATTTCCAAGTATGGTTTCGGCATTGTTGATTTCATTGTCGGGAGCATTGAGACCGGAAACGACGAACATCAGATGATCTATATCTCGGAATTCGAGGCTTGA